Proteins encoded in a region of the Sugiyamaella lignohabitans strain CBS 10342 chromosome B, complete sequence genome:
- the NNF1 gene encoding MIND complex subunit NNF1, which yields MGEGTISSARDQISPGRADVLETSLAAAAAPSLDSQPDALSKTPGFSMTQPEISEVSGEAGQSQSLDKMDIVVEGESQQPLDTDKLLISSQTLLDEGSVDMSLDSQVEGPDQIESLRNDLSGSHHPENPGLESKSNLEESANDEAVNQSISLTRETVSQENQMLIVPSSGSIIQELVPTPQIDMNTEGTALNEPSERVPINPDLNNRTIPHTEADNNSQITAASTNDSTRHSVDSERAISDDRVGHSQTAPDIPDSTNQEHSQSNSSRQLPPISTTNSIRYQALVDLSSRCLEESIKYLTLDRVLACYPTIAKRPKAGQAMEQALKQVTNFWRRTAQKEFAAIFQERDIQAKLAELEQLIAEAYERRQLSPELRKPWESPVFLDKLTPQNILASNLRQAKLERISQLKSKILLCQEENSSLKSELTDSQQMLSTLIESMQHCLRDLESTISAVNQLPERKDLIDFLSNITQTI from the coding sequence ATGGGAGAAGGCACAATTTCTTCTGCCAGAGATCAGATATCTCCAGGGAGGGCTGATGTGCTAGAAACGagtttggcagcagcagcagctcccAGTCTGGATTCACAACCTGACGCGTTGTCTAAAACCCCTGGATTTTCCATGACGCAACCTGAGATATCAGAGGTGTCAGGTGAAGCCGGTCAGTCACAATCGCTGGATAAAATGGACATTGTGGTTGAAGGCGAATCACAACAGCCTCTAGATACAGATAAACTGCTTATTTCATCTCAGACTCTACTTGACGAGGGATCAGTTGACATGTCATTGGATTCGCAAGTTGAGGGTCCTGATCAAATCGAATCCTTGAGGAATGATTTATCAGGTTCGCATCACCCTGAGAATCCAGGCTTagaatcaaaatcaaatctTGAGGAATCTGCAAATGATGAAGCAGTTAATCAAAGCATATCGCTTACCAGGGAAACAGTTAGCCAAGAGAACCAAATGTTGATAGTACCAAGTTCAGGATCGATAATTCAAGAATTGGTACCCACACCTCAAATTGACATGAATACGGAGGGTACAGCCCTCAACGAGCCTTCTGAGCGGGTACCAATAAACCCAGATCTCAACAATCGGACGATTCCTCATACTGAAGCCGACAACAACTCTCAAATTACTGCGGCATCAACAAATGACTCCACTCGTCACAGTGTGGATAGTGAGCGCGCCATTTCAGACGACCGAGTTGGACATAGTCAAACTGCACCAGATATACCTGACAGTACAAATCAAGAGCATTCTCAGTCCAATTCCTCCCGGCAACTTCCTCCTATCTCAACTACAAATTCTATTCGATATCAGGCACTTGTTGACTTATCCTCAAGGTGCTTGGAAGAATCTATTAAATATCTAACACTTGATAGAGTGCTGGCCTGCTACCCGACAATTGCTAAACGCCCTAAAGCTGGACAGGCAATGGAACAAGCGTTGAAACAAGTCACCAACTTCTGGCGGAGAACGGCCCAAAAAGAGTTTGCAGCAATATTTCAGGAGAGAGACATCCAAGCCAAGTTAGCCGAGCTAGAGCAATTAATAGCTGAGGCATATGAACGACGGCAACTTTCTCCAGAATTGCGGAAACCTTGGGAAAGTCCCGTTTTTCTAGACAAGCTTACTCCACAAAACATTCTAGCCAGTAACCTACGGCAGGCTAAATTAGAACGGATATCACAACTAAAGTCCAAAATATTGCTttgtcaagaagaaaatagtAGTTTGAAGAGTGAACTAACTGACAGTCAACAGATGCTGTCGACACTAATTGAGTCAATGCAGCATTGCTTGAGAGATCTTGAATCAACTATTTCGGCTGTTAACCAACTTCCTGAACGAAAGGATCTCATAGACTTTCTATCAAATATCACTCAAACAATATGA
- the SEC17 gene encoding Sec17p (Alpha-SNAP cochaperone; SNARE-complex adaptor for Sec18 (NSF) during the disassembly of postfusion cis-SNARE complexes; stimulates the ATPase activity of Sec18p; peripheral membrane protein required for vesicular transport between ER and Golgi, the 'priming' step in homotypic vacuole fusion, and autophagy; similar to mammalian alpha-SNAP; GO_component: GO:0031201 - SNARE complex [Evidence IPI] [PMID 10397773]; GO_component: GO:0005829 - cytosol [Evidence IDA] [PMID 8636207]; GO_component: GO:0019898 - extrinsic component of membrane [Evidence IDA] [PMID 1601878]; GO_component: GO:0000329 - fungal-type vacuole membrane [Evidence IDA] [PMID 19001347]; GO_component: GO:0016020 - membrane [Evidence IEA,IEA]; GO_function: GO:0001671 - ATPase activator activity [Evidence IDA] [PMID 10387016]; GO_function: GO:0005483 - soluble NSF attachment protein activity [Evidence IPI] [PMID 10387016]; GO_function: GO:0005483 - soluble NSF attachment protein activity [Evidence IDA] [PMID 11994317]; GO_process: GO:0035494 - SNARE complex disassembly [Evidence IDA] [PMID 18650938]; GO_process: GO:0035494 - SNARE complex disassembly [Evidence IDA] [PMID 9425154]; GO_process: GO:0006914 - autophagy [Evidence IMP] [PMID 11694599]; GO_process: GO:0006886 - intracellular protein transport [Evidence IEA]; GO_process: GO:0015031 - protein transport [Evidence IEA]; GO_process: GO:0006810 - transport [Evidence IEA]; GO_process: GO:0042144 - vacuole fusion, non-autophagic [Evidence IDA] [PMID 8670830]; GO_process: GO:0042144 - vacuole fusion, non-autophagic [Evidence IDA] [PMID 9685264]; GO_process: GO:0048280 - vesicle fusion with Golgi apparatus [Evidence IDA] [PMID 1601878]; GO_process: GO:0016192 - vesicle-mediated transport [Evidence IEA]) yields the protein MDLGGLYETELRDLTEAIVAYDNAGEWYFQDQAEALSNKAFLKVADLSALNGDYVTAIEKFERVAKQSLNNSLNKWSLKEYFLKAGVCRVAEQDLVSADRALEQYLEWEPSFGTTREYQLLSNIIAAVQEGDEQLFTDKLMEFDQFSKLDRWMVTITLRIKEHLQSAEDDML from the coding sequence ATGGATTTAGGAGGATTATACGAAACTGAACTGCGGGATCTTACTGAGGCAATTGTTGCCTATGACAATGCCGGTGAATGGTACTTCCAAGATCAAGCGGAAGCCTTATCCAACAAAGCATTTCTAAAGGTAGCAGACCTATCGGCATTGAATGGTGATTATGTTACTGCCATTGAGAAGTTCGAAAGGGTGGCTAAACAATCATTAAACAACAGCCTGAACAAATGGAGTCTGAAAGAGTATTTCTTGAAGGCTGGTGTTTGTAGAGTGGCTGAGCAAGATCTAGTATCAGCAGACAGAGCTCTAGAACAATACTTAGAATGGGAGCCATCATTTGGTACTACGAGGGAATACCAGTTGTTGTCGAATATTATTGCTGCAGTTCAAGAAGGTGATGAACAGCTTTTTACCGATAAACTGATGGAGTTCGATCAATTCTCCAAGCTTGACCGCTGGATGGTCACCATCACCCTGAGAATCAAGGAGCACCTTCAGTCGGCTGAGGACGATATGTTGTAG